The Candidatus Methylomirabilota bacterium genomic interval CCGTCGGGGCGCTGGATCTCCACCGTGATGTCGGTGCGGCGCGCCCGCGTCGCCCGCCGGCGCTCGCCGATCGCCCGCGAGGCGAGGTCGCCGTCCAGCCGGGCGATCGCCTCGACTTTGGCGTCGGCCTCGGCGAGCTGGTCCGTGAGGTCACGCGTCTGCTGGAGAAGCTCCTCGTGGGTCTTTCGCAATTCCTCCAGAGACCGCGTCGCTTCATCGCGCTGCCGCTCGGTCTCCTGGAGCCGAGCCTCCAGCTCCTGGTGCGCGGCCTCCAGCTGGGCGCGCGTCTCCGCGCTCGCCTGCACCTGGGCGTCAAGGCCGGCGATCGTCGCCCGGGCCTCTCCGAGGAACCACTCGCTTTCCTCCCACCGGTGACGGGCCTCCTCGGTCGCCTGCTGGCACAGCGCCAGCTGGTGGCTCAGCTCCCTGGCCACCTCCG includes:
- a CDS encoding PilZ domain-containing protein is translated as MTSVQVGAEGDLLTIKVDMAEVARELSHQLALCQQATEEARHRWEESEWFLGEARATIAGLDAQVQASAETRAQLEAAHQELEARLQETERQRDEATRSLEELRKTHEELLQQTRDLTDQLAEADAKVEAIARLDGDLASRAIGERRRATRARRTDITVEIQRPDGAVLFQGPLRDISRTGMGFACDQLGNGAPELLWVTLHPNGLEKPIEAIARLAWLRQEDGNGCYAGGCELLDVSPGSRGAFEEVLEHSA